TCTGATCGATCGCGGTGTTCATGAACATCGCGAGGATGATCGGCGCGGGACCGTTGATGGTCATCGACACGGAACTGCTCGGCGCGCTGAGGTCGAAGCCGGAATACAGCTTCTTCATATCGTCCAGCGTGGCGATATTGACGCCGGAATTGCCGATCTTGCCGTAGATGTCCGGACGCGGCGCGGGATCTTCACCGTACAGCGTCACCGAGTCGAACGCGGTGGACAGGCGCGTGGCCGCACCACCCTGACTCAGGTAATGGAAGCGGCGGTTGGTGCGCTCCGGCGTACCCTCGCCCGCGAACATGCGAGTGGGGTCCTCACCGGTACGGCGGTACGGATACACGCCACCGGTGTACGGATAGTGGCCCGGCAGGTTTTCGCGCTGCAGGAAGCGCAGCAGGTCGCCCCAATCTTCGGTCTTGGGCGGCGCCACCTTCGGGATCTTCTGGTGGCTCAGCGATTCGCGGTAGTTATCCACGCGGATCACCTTGTCGCGCACCTTGTACTCGTTGAACTCGTCGGTCACCGACTTATAGCGTGCGGGCCACTCGTGCAGCAGGTGGATGGCGTGGTGGCTGAGTTCCTTGATGGCCGCGTTATAGCGCTGACGCAGGGTCAGCAACGTGCGGTCGGCACCCTCTTCGTGCAGCGCTTCGGGCTCGTAGCGCGCCAGCTGACGCGGCAGGTGCGCGTCACCCAGTTCTTTCAGCGATTCGTAGTAGTGCTGCGCCTTGCTGGCGAACTCGGCTTCGCGCTCGATTTCCTTGTTGATGCCACGACCTTGCTCGGCGATCTCCGCGAGGTAACGCACGCGCGCACCGGGAATGAGCACCGTAGCGCGCGGCTCCTTCAGCGTGGTGTCGAGGTTGGGCGTCCATTTCTCCGCCGGCAAGCCGAGTTTCTCGCGCAGCAGGCGGCACAGGTTGCTGAACATCCAGGTCACGCCCGGATCGTTGAACTGACTGGCGATGCTGGGATACACCGGCACCTGCTCGTCGGTGAGCGTGAAGGCGGTGCGGTTGCGCTTCCACTGCTTGCGCACGTCACGCAATGCGTCTTCCGCGCCGCGCTTATCGAACTTGTTGAGCACGATCAGTTCGGCGAAGTCCAGCATGTCGATCTTTTCGAGCTGGCTGGCCGCACCGTAGTCGCTGGTCATGACGTAGGTGGGGAAATCCACCAGATCGACGATTTCCGAATCGCTCTGACCGATACCGGCGGTTTCAACGATGATGAGGTCGTACGGCTGCGCCTTGAGGAAATCGATGCAGTCACGCAGCACCGCGCTGGTCGCGGCGTGCTGGCGGCGCGTGGCCATGGAACGCATGTAGACACGATGGCTGCGCAGCGAATTCATGCGGATGCGGTCGCCCAACAACGCGCCGCCACTGCGGCGACGCGTGGGGTCCACCGCCAGCACGGCGATGCGCATGTGCGGGAATGCATGCAGGAAGCGCAGCAGCAATTCGTCCACCACCGACGACTTGCCCGCGCCGCCGGTACCGGTGACACCGAGCACCGGCGTCTGCTTGCCTGCCATCTTCCACTGCTTGCGTAGATGGTCCAGCTCGGCTTCCGGCAGCTCACCTTCCTCGATGGCGGACAGCACGTGACCCACAGCGATCTCGTTGCTGATGTCGACCATGGGCGTGATGGCCGACGACTGTTCTTCCGTCGCACGCTTCACCGCCGCGGCACGCGTGCGGTGCATGACGTCTTCGATCATCTCGGTCAGGCCGAGCCTCATGCCGTCATTGGGGTGATAAATGCGTTCGACGCCGTACGCTTGCAGCTCGCGGATTTCCTCCGGCGTGATGGTGCCGCCACCGCCGCCGAACACGCGGATGTGCGCAGCGTTGTGCTGCTTGAGCATGTCCACCATGTACTTGAAGTACTCGACGTGACCACCCTGGTAGGACGACAGCGCGATGGCGTCGGCGTCTTCCTGCAGCGCCGCGCGCACCACGTCTTCCACCGAGCGGTTGTGGCCGAGGTGAATCACCTCCGCGCCTTGCGACTGGATGATGCGGCGCATGATGTTGATGGCGGCATCGTGGCCATCGAACAGACTAGCGGCGGTAACGAAACGCAAGGGGCGGCTTTCCGCCTGGGCGGCGCTGGCGGAAACGTGCTGGGCGGGGGAACTCATGGGGACTCCGGGACTGCGGTGCGTCGGATTCCCGATTTTAGAGGATGGTTGCGTTTGGAACATGTTGCGGCGCGGAGTAAGCCTGATTCGCAACGATTTTTTGCGCTCCGCCGACCTTGCCGTGCTGGGCGGTATCGTCAGGCGAGCGACAGACTCCGCGGCCGTCATTCCGGCGCAGGCCGGAATCCAGTAGCGGAGTCGCCCGGTCGTCGCGAGGGCGTTGGCGGATGTTGCGTTATCCCTAAAACCGAGTACTCAGGCCACTGGATTCCGGCCTTCGCCGGAATGACGGCCATGGAGGTTACGTGCTCCGCCTCGCTAGGGTCCTTCAGCCATCACCAAACGGCAAGTTGGGCGACGACACGACACGTTCGCCGACGTTCTCGCCACGCAGGAACGCCAGGGACACGTCGATCACTTCCGGCGCATCGAGCACGTGGTGATGCCCCAGCCCTTGCGTGGTGTGCAGGCGCGCACCACGCCAGTGGCGGGCATAGCGCTCCCCTTCGGCCCATGGCACGTCGTGATCGTCCATGTCGTGCACGATCAGCGCCGGCTGCCCCAGTGACGGCAAATGGCGGTGCACCTGCAGGTCGTGAATATTGATCCCGGTCATCGCCTGCAGGCTGTCATGCAGGCGGCCACGCAGGTGTTCTCCCAGGCGCACGAAATGCGTGAAGCGCTGGGTGGCGGCCACCGGATCGGCGGCAGGTGCGATAAGGATGAGCTTGTGCGAATGCCACGCCTCGTCCTGTGCCAGGGCAGCGGCCGCGCCACCCAGCGAGTGCGCGATAGTCACTGCAGCGTCGCCGTAATGGCGCCCGACTTCGCGCACGGTCTCGATGAAATCGGGCAGCGTGCAGTGCCGTCCGTCGCTCAAGCCATGGCCGGGCTGGTCGAACGCCACCAGGGCATAGCCCATCTCGCGCAAAGGCTTCACCCACGGCAGATAGCGCAGACCAAAGCTGGACCAGCCGTGCACCAGCAGTACATAGGGCTGACGCGATGGATCGCCCCACGTGTAAGTGGCAATGCGCTGGCCACGGACCTGCAACTCACCGCGCTGCATCTCCGGCCCCGGCTTGGCCGCCCGTGCACGCGCCCGGCTGCTGGCGAACGGGGTGATGAAGATCCGCAACGCCCGCTGCACCGCGCGTTTCGGCGCAATGCGGCTGCCCAGTGCGAAGCCCGCGCGTACGGCGCCGATCGTGATGGGCCCGGGGCCGCGACGACGGGGTTTGACGGTGGTGGTGGTTTGGCGAGTCATGGCGCAGTCCTCCGCTCCGATAGCGGGTTATAGCTGGCGAGCAGGCGCTCGAAGCCTGCCAGCGCGTGGCGGCAGGCTTCGTCGAATCCAAACAGGCCCGCATCGTGGTGCAGACCCAGCATGAGGGCGTAGATTTCAAAGGCGAGCTGCGAGGGATCGGTATCCGCGCCCAGCTCTCCGTTCTCGATCGCGTGACCGATGGCGCGGCACATCTCCTGTCGCCAGCCGGCTTGGCTCTTCGTCACGCTGTCACGCAACGGGCCTTCGCGGCCGTCGTACTCGCTGGCGGCGGTGAGCAGCACGCAACCGCTCTGGTACTCGCGCCCCCAGTCCACCCAGTTGGCAACGATGGCGCGTATGCGGGGCAGACCACGAGGCAATTTCAGCGCGGGCCACTTCACCCGCTGCAGGAAACGCTGCTGACCCAGTTCCAGCACGGCTAACTGCAGGTCTTCGCGGGAACCGAAATGCGCGAAGACACCGCTCTTGGACATGCCCACGTCTTGCGCCAGCGAGCCAATGGATAGCCCTTCCAGGCCGTCCCGGCGCGCCATGTCGTAGGCGTGATCAAGGATGAGTTCGCGTGTGGTGGCGCGTTTGCTGAGGGCGACGGAGTTCATGCCCCATAAAATAGCACGACCGTTCGTTCTTTTATCGTCAAGAAAACTGAACGAAATATCGCTACAAGCCCACACAAACCTGAACGAGCCCGGCTCGAGTCGTCAACACGGCAGGGAAATGCGCCGTTCCCCGCCCTGAAGCCGCACGTTGCGGCCGACATCAAGGGAGACAACATCATGCTGAGCATCACCCGCAAACTCGCCCTGCTCGCGGCCCTAGGCGTTGCGGGCGCCGGCGCCGTGACCTATGCACCGGACGCCTCCGCCCAGGTATCGGTGTCGGTCGGCATTGGCGTCGCCCCGCCGCCGCCGCGCTATGAAGTCGTGCCTCCGCCGCGCGTGGGTTACGCGTGGGCACCGGGCTACTGGCGCTGGGATGGCCATCGCCACGTCTGGATGGGTGGCTATTGGGTCCGCGCCCGCCCGGGCTACGTCTATCACCAGTCCCGCTGGGAACACGCACGCGATGGTTGGCGCTGGCATGACGGCTATTGGGGCCGCTGATGCCGCACATCTTTGCGGCGAAGCGTCAACGCCGCGCGGGCTTCCCGGACAGGAATGGCATTGCGTCAGGCACATAGGGCAAAACGGTCGGGACGCCATCCGCGGCCGACCCACAAAACCATCGTAAATACTTGCAGTAAAAGAAAAAAACGATCATCCGCAAGAAAGGTAAGCCTCAGCCTTACGCGTCATTGTCCGACCACCACACTCACTTACTCTTCACAGAGGCAACGTCACCTATGCAGATTCGTCTCGTCGCACTTACCGCCCTGACCCTGATGGCCAGCGGCTGCGTCGTGGAACAGCCCGTGCACCATCCCCGCCCCGTCGTGGTCGAGGAACAACCGGTGCAGCGCGAATACGTGGAAGTGATCGCTCCGCAGCCGCCGCCGACCGTGTTGATCGAGGAAGAGCCCCCGCACCGTCCCGGCTATATCTGGGCTCGCGGCTACTGGCATTGGAACGGCCATCAGTACATCGCGGTCCACGGTCACTGGGAAGGTGAGCGCCAGGGCTACCACTACGTGCATCCGCACTACGTGCAGCGCAACGATGGCTGGCACCTCAATGTCGGCGTATGGGTCCAGGGCTAATTCCCTTCCTCATACGGCTCCAAAAAAAGCCCCGCCTCGTGCGGGGCTTTTTTTGGGCCTCAGACCACCAGGTCGGGTTCCGGCAGACGCCGGCTTCCGCCAACCGCCGTCACCAGGGCGCGGTAATCACGCGGTGTCATGCCTACGGTGGATTTGAACTGGCGAGCAAACGCGCTCTGGTCCGCAAAACCGCAGGCGAGTCCGATAGATGCCACGCTCTCGCTGCCGTGCAAAAGGCGCATGGCTTCCTCGATGCGCAATTTGGTCTGTAGCTGTTGCGGCGTCAGCTGAAACACTTTGCGGAAGTGCCGCTCTAGTTGCGCCACGGATAGGTCCGCCAATTCCGCCAGGTGCGCCACGCGCACGCCTTCGGCGTAGTGCTCTTGCAAATAAGCCAGTACCCGGCGCAAACGCGCATACGTGGGATGACGCCCATCCGGCCGGCCCAGGTCACGCGAGATGCCAACAATGCCGCGCACCTCGCCACGCTGTCGCAAGGGGCGCTTGCAGGTCAGGCACCAACCCGTGGCGCGATTGGAGAACATGTGCACTTCAAGCTGGTTCTCGATCACCTCGCCATCAAGCACGCGCTGGTCCTGCGTGGCATAGGAACCACCCAATGCGGTGGGAAACAACTCAGTCACGTTGCGACCGATCACATCGCTGCGATGCTTGAGCCCCAGGCGTCGCACCAGGGTGAGGTTGGCATGCGTGTAGCGCCCTTCGCTGTCCTTCACGAAGAACACGACATCAGGCACGGCGTCAAATAGCGCTTCCAGTTCGTCGGCGGAAATCTTCATCTCGGTGAAAGCCCTCTACCCCGCGCCAAGCCTTGCTGCGACTGCAGCATAGGCCGAACACGTGAATGTGCATTGTGCCGATTTCCGCATCGCAGGACGCCAAGCTTTTCTAGACGGTCCAGCCGATACAGCGCGAGCATAAGCGCCATGCATACCATAGACGTGATCGACTCACATACCGGCGGCGAACCGACCCGTGTCGTGATTGCCGGCTTTCCCGACCTGGGCAACGGCACGCTGATGGAGCAACGCGAGCGCTTCCGTCGCGACTTCGACAAGTGGCGCAGCGCCATTGCGTGCGAACCGCGCGGCTCCAGCACCGTTGTCGGCGCGTTGCTGTTGCCGCCGAAGACGGAAGGCGCATGCGCCAGCGTCATCTACTTCAACAACGTGTCGTATCTCGGCATGTGTGGCCACGGCACTATCGGCCTGGTGCGCACGTTGCAGCACATGGGCCGTATCGGCCCGGGCAAGCACCGCATCGATACGCCGGTGGGCACGGTGGGCGCCGAACTGCATGAGGACGGCCGCGTCACCATCGACAACGTGGAGAGCTATCGTCACGCCGCCGACGTCAGCGTCGACTTGCCGGGTTATGGCCGTGTCACTGGCGATATCGCCTGGGGCGGCAACTGGTTCTACATCACCCACGACACACCGCTGCCGGTGGAAATTCAGCACCAGCGCGCGCTCACCACCTACACCGAGGCCGTGCGCCACGCACTGGAAGCCAACGGCATCACCGGCGCGGAAGGCGGCGAAATCGATCACATCGAGGTCAACACGAAGTCTCCGGTCGCCGGACTGGACGGCCGGAACTTCGTGTCGTGCCCCGGTCTGCCTACGACCGCTCGCCCTGTGGCACCGGCACCAGCGCCAAGCTGGCCTGCCTCGCCGCAGACCGCAAACTTGCGCCGGGCGAACCCTGGATGCAGGAAAGCATCCTCGGCAGCGTCTTTGAAGGCCGCTACACGCACAGTGAGCGCGGCGTGCTTCCGCAGATCACCGGCACCGCCTTCGTAGTGGCGCAAAGCACCTTGTTGTTCGACGAGGCTGATGCCTTTACCTGGGGTAGCGGCGCGGAATGAATGGCACCGCCGCCACGTTCGACCTGATCGTCATCGGCGCAGGCATCGTCGGCGCTGCATGCGCTGACGCGGCGAGCGCGGAAGGTATGCGCGTGGCCATCATCGAGCCCGGCCCGATCGGCGGCGGCGCGACGGCGGCGGCGATGGGTCATCTGGTAGCCATGGATGACGACCCGGCCGAACTCGCCTTGGCGCGTTACTCCCTGCGTCTGTGGGAAGCATTCGCCGATCTGAAAGAGGCTGAATTCAGCCGCTGTGGCACGTTGTGGGTGGCGCGCAACGACAACGAACTGGCCGTCGCTAGCCAACGCATAGCGCGCCTGAGTGCCGCCGACATCGACGCGCGCCTGCTCGACGCCGCAACGCTCTATGAACTGGAACCCGCCCTGGTGCCGGGCCTTGCCGGTGGCATGTTGGTGCCTCGCGAAGCCGTGGTGTATCCGCCGCGCGTCGCCAGCCATCTGGTGCAACGCGCGCAATCGCGCGGTGCACGACTGTACGCAGGCCGCCGCGCGCAAACACTGCAGCGCGGTGGCGTACTGCTCGATGACGACACGCGTCTGTCCGGCCCTGTACTGGTCGCTACTGGCTGCGCGCTGCCCGCACTGCTGCCCATGCTTCCCATGCGGGCACGCAAAGGCCATCTCGTCATTACCGATCGTTATCCCGGCTTCATCCGTCATCAGTTGCTTGAACTGGGCTATGCCGACAGCGCCCATGGCGATGCCGATAGCAGCGTGGCATTCAACGTGCAGCCTCGTCCGACCGGTCAGATCCTGATCGGCTCGTCGCGCGAATTCCGCGCGAACGATGCCGCCGTATCGCCATCCATGGTGAAACGCATGCTGGAACGCAGCTTCGCCTTCGTGCCGGGTTTGCAAAACTTGCAGGCGCTGCGCATCTGGACCGGCTTTCGCCCCACCACGCCGGATGGACGTCCGTATCTCGGCGCGGTACCTGATGCCGTCGACCAATGGGTGGCCGCGGGACATGAAGGCCTTGGTGTTACCACCGCGCTGGGTAGCGCGAAGTTGTTGATTGACCTGATTCACGGTCGGCAGCCTGCTATTGATCCCGCGCCGTATGCGCCCTCGAGGATGGTCGCATGACTGCTCGGGTGCGACTCACCGTGAATGGTCATCCAGTGGATGTGCCGGTTGGCGCCAGCGTTGCCGCGGCCGTAGCTCACGTGACGATGCGTTTCCGCCGCTCGGTGAACGACGCGCCTCGTGCACCGCTGTGCGGCATGGGCGTGTGCTTCGAATGCCGTGTGCAGGTGGATGGCATCGCGCATGTTCGCGCCTGCATGACGCCGGCCAGCGAAGGCATGCAGGTGGTCACCGATGCGTGATCACTACGACGTCCTCGTGATCGGCGCCGGACCTGCGGGAATGTCCGCAGCGAAGACGGCTGCTGCGTATGGAGCACGGGTGGGTTTGCTCGACGCGCAGCCACGCCCCGGCGGGCAAGTGTGGCGACACGATGTGCAACATTCCTTGCCACGTGCTGCACGCCAGGTTGTCGACGGCTTGCAAGGTGTGGAATGGCTGGCGCAGCACAGCGTAGTCGCGACGGAGTCACCGGCACTGCGTGTGGAGACACCGCAAGGCACACGGCTTCTTTCCTACGGTTCGCTGGTGCTCGCCACCGGTGCGCGCGAACTGCTACTGCCCTTCCCTGGCTGGACGCTTCCCGGCGTCACCGGTGCCGGCGGCTTGCAGGCACTGGCCAAGCAAGGCTGGCCCGTAGCCGGCAAACGGGTGGTGATCGGTGGAAGCGGCCCCCTTTTGCTGGCCGCTGCGGATACGTTGCGCAAGCATGGCGCGCGAGTGATCAGTATCTACGAACAGGCCTCCGCCGCCGCCGTTCGATCCTTCGCCACTCAACTTCGGCACTGGCCCGCACGTGCGTGGCAAGCGGCCGGACTTCGGCTGCGTCTCGCGGGCATCCCCTATCGTTTCGGCTCGTTCGTGCGCAAAGCCCACGGCGATGGCGGCGTGCAGCGTGTGGACATCGACACCCCGCATGGCGTGCGAACCGTGGAGTGCGATCTGCTCGCCGTGGGTTATGGGCTCGTACCCAATACCGAGCTCGCCTCCCTGCTCGGCTGCGTGCTGGACCACTCGGATATCCATCCGCGTGTACGGGTCGACACACTGTTTCGCACCAGCGTGGCGAACGTGTATGCCGCAGGCGAGTCCTGCGGTATCGGCGGCCTGTCCGTGGCACGCGTCGAAGGGGCCATTGCGGGCCACATGGCCATCAACCATACCGATGCCGCAGGCGCGCTACTGATGCAACGCGACAGCGAACGGTGCTTCGGCGCGCTGCTCGCCAAGCATTTCGCACTCGATCCGCGCCTGCACAAGCTCGCCGACGACCTCACCCTGGTCTGTCGCTGCGAGGACGTACGCATGGGTGAGCTCGCCGGTTTCACCGATGCACGGGCCGCAAAACTCATTACACGCTGCGGCATGGGTGCCTGCCAAGGGCGCATCTGCGGCACAGCGCTGGCTGAGTTGGGCCGCTTTCCCCGCAGCGGCGCACGGCCGCCTATTTTCCCCGCCCGACTGGCCACGCTGGCCGGGCTTGCCAACCTTCCTTCTGACGACGCACAACGAGGTAGCTGATCATGAGCAACGCATCCATCTGGCACGGCGTGATTCCCGCCATCACCACGCCGTTCACCGCCGACGGCCAGGTCGATCACGACTTCCTCGCCAAGCACGCACGCACGCTGATCGACAGTGGCTGCAAGGGCATCGTCCCGCTCGGCTCGCTAGGCGAAGCAGCCACGCTTTCCTTCGACGAAAAGCTGGACATCATCCGCACGCTGGTGAAGGCGCTCGACGGTCGCGCGCCGGTTATCCCGGGCATCGCCGCACTGTCCACCGATGAAGCCGTGCGCCTCGCGCGCCAAGCCAAGGCACTGGGCGCTTCCGG
This genomic window from Dyella terrae contains:
- a CDS encoding methylmalonyl-CoA mutase family protein encodes the protein MSSPAQHVSASAAQAESRPLRFVTAASLFDGHDAAINIMRRIIQSQGAEVIHLGHNRSVEDVVRAALQEDADAIALSSYQGGHVEYFKYMVDMLKQHNAAHIRVFGGGGGTITPEEIRELQAYGVERIYHPNDGMRLGLTEMIEDVMHRTRAAAVKRATEEQSSAITPMVDISNEIAVGHVLSAIEEGELPEAELDHLRKQWKMAGKQTPVLGVTGTGGAGKSSVVDELLLRFLHAFPHMRIAVLAVDPTRRRSGGALLGDRIRMNSLRSHRVYMRSMATRRQHAATSAVLRDCIDFLKAQPYDLIIVETAGIGQSDSEIVDLVDFPTYVMTSDYGAASQLEKIDMLDFAELIVLNKFDKRGAEDALRDVRKQWKRNRTAFTLTDEQVPVYPSIASQFNDPGVTWMFSNLCRLLREKLGLPAEKWTPNLDTTLKEPRATVLIPGARVRYLAEIAEQGRGINKEIEREAEFASKAQHYYESLKELGDAHLPRQLARYEPEALHEEGADRTLLTLRQRYNAAIKELSHHAIHLLHEWPARYKSVTDEFNEYKVRDKVIRVDNYRESLSHQKIPKVAPPKTEDWGDLLRFLQRENLPGHYPYTGGVYPYRRTGEDPTRMFAGEGTPERTNRRFHYLSQGGAATRLSTAFDSVTLYGEDPAPRPDIYGKIGNSGVNIATLDDMKKLYSGFDLSAPSSSVSMTINGPAPIILAMFMNTAIDQNIEKYLKEDSARWSAAEKKIAAQFPNGRPQYSGDLPKGNEGLGLGLLGITGDQLVDADTYARIKEETLQTVRGTVQADILKEDQAQNTCIFSTEFALRMMGDIQQYFVDHKVRNFYSVSISGYHIAEAGANPISQLAFTLSNGFTIVEYYLARGMQIDDFAPNLSFFFSNGMDPEYTVIGRVARRIWARAMRERYGASARSQMMKYHIQTSGRSLHAQEIQFNDIRTTLQALYALFDNCNSLHTNAYDEAITTPTEESVRRAVAIQMIINKELGLNFNENPWQGSYIVDALTDIVEEAVYKEFEAISERGGVLGAMDTMYQRGKIQEESMYYEQKKHDGSLPLIGVNTFLPKDHGGEIATEIELIRSTEGEKGQQIENVLAFGKARNELAPDSLKTLQNTARDRQNVFEQLMEAVKYNSLGQISHALYDVGGEYRRNM
- a CDS encoding alpha/beta hydrolase; amino-acid sequence: MTRQTTTTVKPRRRGPGPITIGAVRAGFALGSRIAPKRAVQRALRIFITPFASSRARARAAKPGPEMQRGELQVRGQRIATYTWGDPSRQPYVLLVHGWSSFGLRYLPWVKPLREMGYALVAFDQPGHGLSDGRHCTLPDFIETVREVGRHYGDAAVTIAHSLGGAAAALAQDEAWHSHKLILIAPAADPVAATQRFTHFVRLGEHLRGRLHDSLQAMTGINIHDLQVHRHLPSLGQPALIVHDMDDHDVPWAEGERYARHWRGARLHTTQGLGHHHVLDAPEVIDVSLAFLRGENVGERVVSSPNLPFGDG
- a CDS encoding TetR/AcrR family transcriptional regulator, producing the protein MNSVALSKRATTRELILDHAYDMARRDGLEGLSIGSLAQDVGMSKSGVFAHFGSREDLQLAVLELGQQRFLQRVKWPALKLPRGLPRIRAIVANWVDWGREYQSGCVLLTAASEYDGREGPLRDSVTKSQAGWRQEMCRAIGHAIENGELGADTDPSQLAFEIYALMLGLHHDAGLFGFDEACRHALAGFERLLASYNPLSERRTAP
- a CDS encoding YXWGXW repeat-containing protein, translated to MQIRLVALTALTLMASGCVVEQPVHHPRPVVVEEQPVQREYVEVIAPQPPPTVLIEEEPPHRPGYIWARGYWHWNGHQYIAVHGHWEGERQGYHYVHPHYVQRNDGWHLNVGVWVQG
- a CDS encoding AraC family transcriptional regulator — translated: MKISADELEALFDAVPDVVFFVKDSEGRYTHANLTLVRRLGLKHRSDVIGRNVTELFPTALGGSYATQDQRVLDGEVIENQLEVHMFSNRATGWCLTCKRPLRQRGEVRGIVGISRDLGRPDGRHPTYARLRRVLAYLQEHYAEGVRVAHLAELADLSVAQLERHFRKVFQLTPQQLQTKLRIEEAMRLLHGSESVASIGLACGFADQSAFARQFKSTVGMTPRDYRALVTAVGGSRRLPEPDLVV
- a CDS encoding NAD(P)/FAD-dependent oxidoreductase; translated protein: MNGTAATFDLIVIGAGIVGAACADAASAEGMRVAIIEPGPIGGGATAAAMGHLVAMDDDPAELALARYSLRLWEAFADLKEAEFSRCGTLWVARNDNELAVASQRIARLSAADIDARLLDAATLYELEPALVPGLAGGMLVPREAVVYPPRVASHLVQRAQSRGARLYAGRRAQTLQRGGVLLDDDTRLSGPVLVATGCALPALLPMLPMRARKGHLVITDRYPGFIRHQLLELGYADSAHGDADSSVAFNVQPRPTGQILIGSSREFRANDAAVSPSMVKRMLERSFAFVPGLQNLQALRIWTGFRPTTPDGRPYLGAVPDAVDQWVAAGHEGLGVTTALGSAKLLIDLIHGRQPAIDPAPYAPSRMVA
- a CDS encoding 2Fe-2S iron-sulfur cluster-binding protein; the encoded protein is MTARVRLTVNGHPVDVPVGASVAAAVAHVTMRFRRSVNDAPRAPLCGMGVCFECRVQVDGIAHVRACMTPASEGMQVVTDA
- a CDS encoding FAD-dependent oxidoreductase — translated: MRDHYDVLVIGAGPAGMSAAKTAAAYGARVGLLDAQPRPGGQVWRHDVQHSLPRAARQVVDGLQGVEWLAQHSVVATESPALRVETPQGTRLLSYGSLVLATGARELLLPFPGWTLPGVTGAGGLQALAKQGWPVAGKRVVIGGSGPLLLAAADTLRKHGARVISIYEQASAAAVRSFATQLRHWPARAWQAAGLRLRLAGIPYRFGSFVRKAHGDGGVQRVDIDTPHGVRTVECDLLAVGYGLVPNTELASLLGCVLDHSDIHPRVRVDTLFRTSVANVYAAGESCGIGGLSVARVEGAIAGHMAINHTDAAGALLMQRDSERCFGALLAKHFALDPRLHKLADDLTLVCRCEDVRMGELAGFTDARAAKLITRCGMGACQGRICGTALAELGRFPRSGARPPIFPARLATLAGLANLPSDDAQRGS